A single Paenibacillus sp. FSL R5-0517 DNA region contains:
- a CDS encoding MATE family efflux transporter, whose translation MTAISSTKESLRSDAKDLNLIRLTWPIFLELFLFMLMGSVDTLMLSSVSDNAVSGVGAANQIISIAILVLEVIGHGAAIVVAQYIGSKKLSEAAQVTGNAITLNLIVGLVLSGIFLLFGGHLLSLLNIQGEIYDFARSYINIVGGGIFLQALINALAATIRTHGYTKETMYVAVFMNVIHVVGNYALIFGHFGLPKLGVEGAAISTVGSRFICLLIFFWLLYRVSEVRVDFEYYIKLSKHFIGKILRIGIPSAMESMVYHSCQLVFTLYVTYLGAEAMATKQYAGNISSYIYLFSMAIGMGTSIIVGRLVGARRKDDAYKRVFDSVKWALLATVIIDVIIIFFRVPLMSIFTDNPEIIKLGAQVILLSLLLETGRTCNIVIIGSLRAAGDAKFPVYMGLISMVCMSLPLGYLLIFQLHLGLAGVWLAIAADEWTRAVIMFFRWKSRAWEKHELVEHDDEEVGAQPVPAV comes from the coding sequence ATGACAGCAATATCCTCAACCAAAGAGTCCCTTCGTTCTGATGCCAAGGATCTGAATCTGATTCGACTAACATGGCCTATTTTCCTGGAACTCTTCTTATTTATGTTGATGGGGAGCGTGGATACGCTCATGCTCAGCTCGGTATCCGATAATGCGGTCTCGGGCGTTGGAGCAGCCAATCAGATTATTTCTATCGCTATCCTTGTATTGGAAGTCATTGGACATGGTGCTGCGATTGTAGTGGCACAATATATCGGATCGAAAAAGCTAAGTGAAGCAGCACAGGTTACAGGTAATGCCATTACACTGAACCTTATTGTGGGTCTGGTCCTGAGCGGAATCTTCCTTCTGTTCGGAGGACATTTGTTATCACTCTTGAATATTCAAGGCGAAATTTATGATTTTGCCCGTTCGTATATAAATATCGTCGGTGGCGGGATCTTCCTCCAGGCACTCATTAATGCGCTGGCTGCGACGATCCGTACACATGGTTACACCAAAGAAACGATGTACGTCGCTGTATTCATGAACGTGATTCACGTTGTTGGTAACTATGCATTGATCTTTGGTCACTTCGGCCTGCCGAAGCTTGGCGTGGAAGGTGCAGCCATCTCCACGGTAGGAAGTCGGTTTATCTGCCTGCTGATCTTCTTCTGGTTGTTGTATCGTGTAAGCGAGGTGCGGGTGGATTTCGAATACTACATTAAATTGTCCAAACATTTTATTGGCAAAATTCTGCGGATTGGCATTCCATCTGCGATGGAGTCCATGGTATATCATTCTTGCCAGCTCGTGTTCACACTGTATGTGACCTATCTGGGCGCAGAAGCCATGGCAACCAAGCAATATGCGGGCAATATCTCCAGCTATATCTACCTGTTCAGCATGGCGATTGGTATGGGGACATCGATCATTGTAGGCCGGCTTGTCGGTGCGCGCCGCAAAGACGATGCGTACAAACGTGTTTTTGACAGTGTAAAATGGGCGCTTCTGGCCACGGTCATCATTGATGTAATTATCATTTTTTTCCGTGTGCCGCTGATGAGCATTTTTACGGATAATCCGGAGATTATCAAGCTGGGTGCTCAAGTGATTCTGCTCAGTCTTTTACTCGAAACCGGACGTACCTGCAACATTGTTATCATTGGTTCCCTGCGTGCGGCAGGGGATGCGAAGTTCCCGGTATATATGGGTCTGATCTCCATGGTCTGCATGAGTCTGCCACTGGGGTACCTGCTCATATTCCAGCTTCATCTGGGGCTTGCTGGTGTATGGCTTGCCATTGCGGCGGATGAGTGGACCCGTGCAGTCATTATGTTCTTCCGCTGGAAGAGTAGAGCTTGGGAGAAACATGAACTGGTGGAGCATGATGACGAAGAGGTTGGCGCACAGCCGGTACCGGCTGTCTGA
- a CDS encoding carbohydrate ABC transporter permease has translation MPTYPGTGRGSAWLRRFGYVLLYFLLSLVALLQILPLVWLMLFSLKNNQEVFDMAPFSLPATPRWENYVKVWTEGNISLYFFNSVWITVVSVVFTVLFASLVTFAITRMRWKGRSLVLGLFMVGLMIPVHSTLIPLFSLFLKLHLTDHPLSVILSYIAFNMPITIMILLGFYYALPREVEEAAVMDGCSVHRIFFRIILPMTASVISTTAIINMIYNWNEFIFVNTFISTDSYKTLTVGVQNFIGQYTTDWGAIGATLMISIMPILIAFLILSNRIVEGIAAGSVKG, from the coding sequence TTGCCAACTTACCCGGGGACAGGCCGAGGCTCGGCATGGTTAAGGAGATTCGGATATGTTCTGCTGTATTTCCTCTTGTCCCTGGTCGCTTTGCTGCAAATTTTGCCCTTGGTCTGGCTAATGTTATTCTCGCTTAAAAATAATCAGGAAGTATTCGACATGGCGCCTTTTTCTCTTCCTGCTACCCCACGTTGGGAAAACTATGTCAAGGTATGGACAGAGGGAAATATCAGCTTATACTTCTTCAACAGTGTATGGATTACGGTAGTCTCAGTGGTGTTCACCGTGCTGTTTGCCAGTCTGGTTACCTTTGCCATTACACGTATGCGCTGGAAGGGTCGTTCGCTGGTATTGGGGTTATTCATGGTGGGTCTCATGATCCCTGTGCACTCCACGTTGATTCCGCTGTTCAGCTTGTTCCTGAAGCTTCATCTCACAGATCATCCGTTGTCAGTTATCTTGTCTTACATTGCCTTTAATATGCCAATCACTATTATGATTCTGCTCGGATTCTACTACGCACTTCCTCGGGAAGTGGAAGAGGCCGCAGTGATGGATGGTTGCTCCGTGCATCGGATTTTCTTTCGGATTATCTTGCCGATGACAGCTTCGGTTATCTCCACAACGGCAATCATCAACATGATCTATAACTGGAATGAGTTCATCTTTGTGAATACGTTCATCAGTACGGATTCATACAAGACCCTGACCGTGGGGGTACAGAACTTTATCGGTCAATATACAACGGATTGGGGAGCCATTGGTGCCACGCTGATGATTAGCATTATGCCGATCCTGATTGCTTTTCTCATCCTGAGTAATCGAATTGTAGAGGGAATTGCTGCGGGTTCAGTTAAAGGTTAA
- a CDS encoding sugar ABC transporter permease, with product MDKVMSNRLVAALYVLPALLLLLILVYIPIVLTGYYGLMQWDGIGAMTFIGLDNYARLLQDGTFWQSANHTFLLALFSALSLIGYLMIALVLSGKIKGANLFRKIYLIPMLLSSVAIAQLWLKIYHPSNGVLNTFLEAIGFSNPPAWLAEPSLVLYALFVPILWQYAGFYILIYYAALKNIPESLVEAARIDGASPWQIAFRIKLPLITEVIKVTVVLAVVGSLKYFDLIYVMTDGGPNGSSEVMASYMYRQAFRSFDFGYGSAVGFFLLLICLFVTWLLRKATASKDTIQYS from the coding sequence ATGGACAAAGTCATGTCCAACCGTCTCGTTGCTGCGTTGTACGTGCTACCTGCACTGCTTCTGCTGCTGATCTTGGTTTACATCCCGATTGTGCTCACCGGGTATTATGGGTTGATGCAATGGGACGGGATCGGTGCAATGACCTTTATCGGATTGGATAATTACGCCAGACTGCTTCAGGACGGAACATTCTGGCAGAGTGCGAATCATACTTTTTTGCTTGCTTTGTTCTCCGCGCTGAGTCTGATCGGTTATCTGATGATTGCTTTGGTGCTGTCAGGCAAGATTAAGGGTGCCAACCTGTTCCGCAAAATATATTTGATCCCGATGCTGCTGTCTTCGGTCGCGATCGCCCAGTTATGGCTGAAGATCTATCATCCCAGCAACGGTGTGCTTAACACCTTTCTGGAAGCGATCGGCTTCAGCAATCCGCCAGCCTGGCTGGCGGAGCCATCCCTGGTACTGTATGCACTGTTCGTACCAATTCTGTGGCAGTATGCAGGCTTCTATATTTTGATCTATTATGCGGCCCTCAAAAACATTCCGGAATCTCTGGTGGAAGCAGCCCGGATTGATGGGGCAAGTCCTTGGCAGATCGCTTTTCGAATCAAGCTGCCGCTTATTACTGAAGTCATCAAGGTGACCGTAGTACTGGCTGTGGTAGGCTCACTCAAGTATTTCGATCTTATCTACGTGATGACCGATGGCGGACCGAATGGCTCCAGCGAAGTGATGGCCTCCTATATGTATCGTCAGGCGTTCCGTAGCTTCGACTTTGGTTACGGCAGTGCTGTAGGGTTCTTCCTGCTATTGATCTGTCTGTTTGTTACCTGGCTGCTTCGTAAAGCGACAGCATCCAAAGATACGATCCAGTATTCCTGA
- a CDS encoding extracellular solute-binding protein gives MSKKTMAILLSWTLVLAVILSGCNSSSSDQEGETGSSGTDGKVTLKFMHLWPAGSSAQQNKLVNDIIKQYQTDHPNVTIKQEVLENEQYKNKLKILSASNELPDVGVTWAAGFLEPYVKGNLFAPLDDVLSGSLSDKFIAGTTEAYAIDGKTYALPIELNISPIYYNKAIFAKYNLQPPATYDEFLSVLKTLTENGEVPIALGNKDRWTGSLWYMYLANRLGGDALEKAINGSGKFDDPALTQAAAEVQKLVDMNAFNKGFNGLSNDEGKSEFMNEKAAMYLMGTWELPNFTTNPDIPQEFKDKIGFFKFPTMEDGKSDINSWVGGPGVGLFVAQNSKVKEEAQKFVQYFVEKWGESSVTEAGVIPATKVDTATVQLPQLYIDLLNELNQASSLTLFADVQMKPAAAQAHLDMIQALFGKAVTPEDFVKNHQAAIDKGN, from the coding sequence ATGAGCAAAAAGACGATGGCCATACTTCTGTCATGGACGCTGGTTCTCGCCGTAATTTTATCCGGATGTAACAGTTCAAGTTCGGATCAAGAGGGTGAAACGGGCAGCAGCGGCACAGATGGGAAAGTAACCCTCAAATTCATGCACCTCTGGCCGGCAGGCAGTTCTGCACAGCAAAATAAATTGGTCAACGATATCATCAAGCAGTATCAGACGGATCATCCGAATGTGACCATCAAGCAGGAAGTGCTGGAGAATGAACAATACAAGAATAAATTAAAAATTCTGTCTGCATCCAATGAACTTCCCGATGTGGGTGTAACTTGGGCTGCCGGGTTTCTGGAGCCTTATGTAAAGGGCAATCTGTTTGCGCCGTTGGATGATGTGCTTAGCGGCTCACTTAGCGACAAGTTCATAGCCGGAACAACAGAAGCCTATGCGATTGACGGCAAAACATATGCCCTGCCTATCGAGTTAAATATCTCCCCCATTTATTATAACAAAGCCATTTTTGCGAAATATAACTTGCAGCCGCCAGCAACGTACGATGAATTCCTGAGTGTGCTGAAGACACTGACCGAGAACGGTGAGGTTCCGATCGCACTAGGCAATAAGGACCGCTGGACCGGATCACTCTGGTATATGTATCTGGCGAATCGGTTAGGTGGAGATGCACTGGAAAAGGCGATCAATGGCTCCGGCAAGTTTGACGATCCTGCTCTCACTCAAGCTGCTGCCGAGGTACAAAAGCTGGTGGATATGAATGCCTTCAACAAAGGCTTCAACGGGTTGTCCAACGATGAGGGCAAATCTGAATTCATGAACGAAAAGGCTGCCATGTATCTGATGGGCACCTGGGAGCTTCCGAACTTTACGACCAACCCGGATATTCCACAGGAGTTCAAGGACAAGATCGGATTTTTCAAATTCCCAACGATGGAAGATGGCAAGAGCGATATTAACAGCTGGGTAGGTGGCCCAGGCGTAGGATTGTTCGTGGCCCAGAACTCCAAAGTGAAGGAAGAAGCACAGAAGTTCGTGCAATACTTTGTGGAAAAATGGGGTGAGAGTTCGGTGACTGAAGCAGGTGTTATCCCGGCAACCAAAGTGGATACGGCGACAGTACAGCTGCCACAGCTCTACATCGACCTGCTGAACGAATTGAATCAGGCCAGCAGTCTCACACTCTTTGCAGACGTGCAGATGAAACCGGCAGCCGCTCAGGCACATCTGGACATGATTCAGGCGTTGTTTGGCAAAGCGGTGACACCGGAGGACTTTGTGAAGAATCATCAGGCTGCGATTGATAAAGGCAATTGA
- a CDS encoding response regulator, protein MIHDKTILIVDDEPRTREGIRKTLEGWSAGRNHILTAESGTQAVECLRKQPADLLITDIRMPEFSGLSLIEAIQHFANKPVVLIMSGHADFQYAQQAIKLGVVEYMLKPIDKEQLLQTVEKALKFSEQQRRIQTMQELVDPKLLDVKERGEQRLNSQISEALAYVDTHLGEHVTMREIADLLHLNSSYFSVLFKEQIGINFSEYLTRKRIQRAKELLVQTTLPISEIAEQVGYQTDKYFITVFKSLEGLSPSKYRHSLSK, encoded by the coding sequence ATGATTCATGACAAAACGATTCTTATCGTCGATGATGAACCGCGTACAAGAGAGGGTATTCGCAAGACACTGGAAGGATGGTCGGCAGGACGAAATCACATCTTGACCGCGGAGAGTGGCACCCAGGCCGTGGAGTGTCTCAGGAAACAGCCAGCAGATCTATTAATCACGGACATTCGCATGCCAGAATTCTCCGGCTTGTCCCTCATTGAAGCCATTCAGCATTTTGCAAACAAACCTGTCGTCCTGATTATGTCGGGACATGCCGATTTTCAATACGCTCAGCAGGCCATTAAGCTGGGTGTCGTGGAGTACATGTTAAAACCGATTGATAAGGAACAGCTGCTGCAGACCGTCGAAAAGGCCTTGAAGTTTAGCGAACAACAGCGACGTATTCAAACGATGCAGGAACTGGTGGACCCCAAGCTGCTGGATGTTAAGGAGCGTGGGGAACAGAGACTCAATAGCCAGATCAGTGAAGCATTGGCCTATGTGGATACGCATCTGGGGGAACATGTGACCATGCGTGAAATTGCTGATTTACTCCATCTCAACTCCAGTTACTTTAGCGTATTGTTTAAGGAACAGATCGGCATCAATTTTAGTGAATACCTCACCCGGAAACGCATTCAGCGGGCAAAGGAGCTACTTGTGCAGACGACCCTGCCGATCTCGGAAATTGCCGAACAGGTGGGGTATCAGACGGATAAGTATTTTATCACGGTATTTAAAAGTCTGGAGGGGCTTAGTCCAAGCAAATATCGGCATTCCCTATCTAAATAA
- a CDS encoding sensor histidine kinase — translation MGKLHRKKGHFNSLRNQIFIGFVLVMLVVLLLAGISAYDRVAALLTSNAEKHIHQTAVQASGRLDALIAQVNSLTAQVADDSYVQRLLSDEKQGNPATFNQRQALLQIAGSYQSFINGAQSMEIYTTGYHRIFPMDDRSLDLRVERSWITKADEGKGRLVWAGDDPEDPGVLLAIRRINLLDHSFEHGGYIVVRMQRSFFQLNDSNGADGSQDSIMLLDGAGEVVTSDLEINLDPKAILDSESVVQNGEESYIVVRQKSELTGWTLAVLTPLRETTEGVSILRTALLVSGIIGVVLFLIMSFFLSTMITRPLIRLMRAMRSAQPGAMRPNLMVSATMEINELNNVYNQMVYRQNELTRVVHEKEVMQSRAELKALQSQINPHFLFNTLEAFYWSLEEKGDEEMARMVVAMSRLFRYTISSSQQDEWVTIADELEHAERYLRIMQMRLGDRMQWEIELSDAVRKVPIPKLLIQPLVENAILHGIESKLGPGKISIHVDASTERNLVRIEVRDDGPGMDESRLQSVIHALDGGPAVSKKGTGVGLINVHQRLKLYFGGQLGERCKLSITSQVGEGTVICFEIPKGTEGEYDS, via the coding sequence ATGGGGAAGTTGCATAGGAAAAAAGGACATTTTAACTCCCTCCGCAATCAGATCTTCATTGGTTTCGTTCTGGTGATGCTTGTTGTTCTGCTACTCGCAGGCATATCGGCTTATGATCGGGTAGCTGCTCTGCTGACAAGCAATGCGGAGAAACATATTCATCAAACTGCCGTCCAAGCCAGTGGCAGATTGGATGCACTCATTGCACAAGTGAACTCGCTGACCGCCCAGGTGGCGGATGATTCTTATGTGCAGCGTCTGCTCAGCGATGAGAAGCAAGGCAACCCGGCCACCTTCAATCAGCGTCAAGCTCTCTTGCAGATTGCAGGCAGTTATCAGTCTTTCATCAATGGTGCGCAAAGTATGGAGATATACACAACCGGTTACCATCGCATCTTCCCTATGGATGACCGATCCCTCGATCTTAGAGTAGAACGCAGCTGGATAACCAAGGCGGATGAAGGAAAGGGCAGACTGGTATGGGCAGGTGATGATCCTGAAGACCCGGGAGTGCTGCTGGCTATTCGACGCATTAATCTGCTGGATCATTCTTTCGAACATGGAGGCTATATTGTGGTGCGGATGCAACGCAGTTTTTTTCAACTCAATGATTCCAATGGGGCAGATGGTTCGCAGGACTCGATCATGCTCTTGGATGGGGCAGGCGAAGTGGTGACTTCGGATCTGGAGATTAATCTCGATCCAAAAGCCATATTGGACAGCGAATCCGTCGTGCAAAACGGGGAGGAATCCTATATCGTCGTTCGGCAAAAGTCTGAATTAACGGGATGGACACTTGCTGTGCTAACTCCGCTGCGGGAGACAACGGAAGGGGTATCCATCCTGAGGACGGCGCTTCTTGTTTCGGGAATCATTGGTGTTGTTCTGTTCCTGATCATGTCCTTCTTTCTGTCCACGATGATTACACGTCCGCTCATACGTCTGATGCGGGCCATGCGCAGTGCACAACCGGGAGCCATGAGGCCTAATCTAATGGTCAGCGCTACGATGGAGATCAACGAACTCAACAACGTATATAACCAGATGGTCTACAGGCAGAACGAATTGACCCGTGTGGTTCATGAGAAGGAAGTCATGCAGTCCCGGGCTGAGCTGAAGGCGTTGCAGTCTCAGATTAATCCCCATTTTCTATTCAACACGCTGGAGGCATTTTATTGGTCCCTTGAGGAAAAGGGAGACGAGGAGATGGCACGTATGGTTGTGGCGATGTCCCGATTATTCCGCTACACGATCTCCAGTTCGCAGCAGGATGAATGGGTTACGATTGCCGACGAGCTGGAACACGCAGAGCGGTATCTTCGAATTATGCAGATGCGGTTGGGAGATCGAATGCAATGGGAAATTGAGCTCAGCGATGCGGTGCGTAAGGTCCCCATTCCCAAACTGCTTATACAGCCCTTGGTGGAAAATGCGATTCTCCATGGCATTGAAAGTAAACTGGGACCGGGAAAGATAAGCATCCATGTGGATGCTTCGACCGAGAGAAACCTGGTTCGTATTGAGGTTAGGGATGATGGCCCAGGAATGGATGAATCACGTCTTCAATCTGTCATTCATGCTTTAGATGGTGGCCCCGCTGTATCCAAGAAAGGGACAGGTGTAGGGCTAATCAACGTACATCAGCGACTGAAGCTTTACTTTGGCGGCCAACTTGGTGAACGTTGCAAGCTCTCCATAACTAGTCAGGTTGGGGAAGGGACTGTCATTTGCTTTGAGATTCCCAAGGGGACGGAGGGTGAATATGATTCATGA
- a CDS encoding carbohydrate ABC transporter permease — translation MRSRTRINWLVMLLVVLGTLFILFPLYMTVTIALKNPEQMAQSVFALPTTLHWENFARAIDMTNFFQSFRNSAIVTASTVLLTLLSNSMVAYAIARNMEKRKFFKGLYYYFVSAMFIPFPIIMLPIVKLTASLEMTNLVGLILLHTVYGLAFNVFVYVGYIRSIPVALEEAAFVDGATTWGTFWKIIFPLMAPISATVGILTCLSTYNDFLLPLIIISDPGQYTLPLVQYVFQGQFNTEFNLAFASYLLALLPMIIIYLFAQKWIINGVTQGSVK, via the coding sequence ATGAGAAGCCGTACAAGAATCAATTGGCTCGTTATGCTGCTCGTTGTACTGGGTACCCTGTTTATCCTGTTTCCATTGTATATGACCGTTACGATTGCTTTGAAAAATCCGGAGCAGATGGCCCAATCGGTCTTTGCCCTTCCGACAACGCTTCACTGGGAGAATTTCGCAAGAGCCATCGACATGACGAACTTCTTCCAATCGTTCCGTAACAGTGCAATCGTTACCGCCTCCACCGTGCTTTTGACGTTGCTCAGTAACTCCATGGTGGCCTATGCCATCGCGCGGAATATGGAGAAACGCAAGTTTTTCAAAGGACTCTATTATTACTTCGTCAGTGCGATGTTCATTCCGTTCCCGATCATCATGCTGCCGATTGTTAAGCTGACGGCATCGCTGGAGATGACAAATCTGGTAGGTCTGATCCTGCTGCACACGGTCTATGGTCTGGCATTCAACGTATTTGTGTACGTTGGATATATCCGGTCCATTCCGGTAGCGCTGGAGGAAGCGGCTTTTGTGGATGGTGCAACAACTTGGGGCACGTTCTGGAAAATTATTTTCCCGCTCATGGCACCCATCAGTGCCACGGTTGGTATTCTGACCTGCCTGTCCACGTACAATGACTTCCTGCTGCCACTCATTATTATCAGTGATCCGGGACAGTACACGTTGCCGCTTGTACAGTATGTATTCCAAGGACAGTTTAATACCGAGTTTAACCTTGCGTTTGCATCCTACCTGCTCGCGTTGCTGCCAATGATTATCATCTACCTGTTTGCACAGAAGTGGATTATCAACGGGGTTACACAGGGGTCTGTAAAATAA
- a CDS encoding sugar ABC transporter permease gives MNKRIAPYYWMTVPAVVLFFVFMTLPALQGIYYSFTNYNGFGKEYDFVGFKNYFNLFQDDNVGNAYWFTFKFAIVVTILTNILSLLIALGLNAKIKFRNFFRGIYFLPNILSVLIVGYIFNYLFSNVFPIWGQNLSINALSTNILGSESLAWIGIVIVAVWQSVALNTILYLAGLQTIPTTLYEASNLDGAGKWREFWSITFPLIAPFFTINMVLAMKNSLMVFDQIVALTNGGPGRATQSISHLIYTGGFEGGEYAYQSANSVIYFIVIAVISILQIRFLQRREMDL, from the coding sequence ATGAACAAGCGTATCGCACCTTATTACTGGATGACGGTTCCGGCGGTAGTATTGTTCTTTGTATTTATGACACTGCCGGCCCTCCAGGGTATCTATTATTCATTTACGAATTATAACGGATTTGGGAAAGAGTATGATTTTGTTGGCTTCAAAAACTATTTCAATTTGTTCCAGGACGACAATGTAGGTAACGCCTACTGGTTTACGTTCAAATTCGCGATCGTGGTGACGATCCTGACCAATATCCTGAGCCTGCTCATTGCACTCGGGCTGAATGCCAAAATCAAGTTCCGTAACTTTTTCCGTGGCATCTACTTCCTGCCCAATATTCTGAGTGTACTGATCGTAGGTTACATATTTAACTACCTGTTCTCCAACGTATTCCCGATTTGGGGACAAAATCTGAGCATCAATGCGCTCTCCACGAACATACTTGGTAGCGAGAGTCTGGCTTGGATCGGTATCGTCATTGTTGCCGTATGGCAATCCGTGGCCCTGAATACGATCCTGTATTTGGCTGGTCTGCAAACGATACCAACAACACTGTACGAGGCATCCAACCTCGACGGTGCAGGCAAATGGCGTGAATTCTGGAGCATTACATTCCCGCTCATTGCCCCATTCTTCACCATTAATATGGTGCTGGCGATGAAAAACTCGCTGATGGTCTTCGACCAAATCGTAGCCTTGACCAACGGTGGTCCCGGACGGGCGACGCAGTCCATCTCCCATCTGATCTACACCGGAGGATTTGAAGGCGGCGAATATGCATATCAATCTGCGAACTCGGTTATTTACTTCATCGTTATTGCGGTGATTTCAATTCTGCAAATCCGGTTCCTGCAAAGAAGGGAGATGGATCTGTAA
- a CDS encoding extracellular solute-binding protein — MRTTLTKALGTMLLCGMMAVLLSSCTSGDSANGKVQIEFFQNKPEAKTTFDELIKSFNAEHDDIQVTQVNPPDAETVLKTRVVKNDIPDIMAMGATDTYSILAQSDIFTDLTDSSLLQTIDPNYIQMLKDLTGMDEVTGIPYATNANGIMYNKTLFKEMGLDVPKTWDELIATAQKIKDAGEIPFYFTYKDDWQTSLPFNALASNLVGIDFYQERRDNKVTFKESYREVAEKQLELMKYGHGDNFGKAYSDGNRAFANGEAFMYIQGTWAISEIRKANPNVDIGFFPFPTGNDASKIKLVNGIDSLFTIAADTPNREQAEMFIAFLLKPENIGRYIDEQTLFSAVEDVKQDDPAVQELMPYIEQGKVIDFPDHYIPAAVQLNSIVQSFLQNQNIDNYLDTLDKEWDKVANRR, encoded by the coding sequence ATGAGAACAACGCTTACCAAGGCTCTCGGGACAATGTTGCTATGCGGAATGATGGCTGTACTTCTATCTTCCTGTACCAGTGGGGATAGTGCAAATGGCAAAGTGCAGATTGAATTTTTCCAGAACAAGCCTGAAGCCAAAACAACCTTTGACGAATTGATCAAGTCGTTCAACGCGGAGCATGACGATATTCAGGTGACACAGGTGAATCCGCCAGATGCGGAGACCGTATTGAAGACACGTGTTGTCAAAAATGATATCCCGGACATTATGGCCATGGGGGCAACCGACACCTATTCCATTCTGGCCCAGAGTGATATTTTCACCGATCTGACGGACAGCTCATTACTCCAGACGATTGATCCAAACTACATACAAATGCTTAAGGATCTCACAGGTATGGACGAAGTGACGGGTATTCCTTATGCGACGAATGCAAACGGCATCATGTACAACAAGACGCTGTTTAAGGAAATGGGATTGGACGTACCCAAAACGTGGGATGAACTTATCGCGACTGCCCAAAAGATTAAGGATGCGGGCGAAATTCCATTTTACTTCACATACAAGGATGACTGGCAGACAAGCCTGCCGTTCAATGCACTTGCCTCCAACCTGGTCGGCATTGATTTCTATCAGGAGCGTCGGGATAACAAAGTGACGTTTAAGGAGTCATACCGCGAGGTTGCTGAGAAGCAGCTGGAGCTTATGAAGTACGGCCACGGCGATAACTTTGGTAAGGCCTATTCAGATGGTAACCGTGCCTTCGCAAATGGTGAAGCTTTCATGTACATCCAGGGAACCTGGGCCATCTCGGAGATCCGCAAAGCGAACCCGAATGTAGACATCGGTTTCTTCCCATTCCCAACGGGCAACGATGCAAGCAAGATTAAGCTGGTGAACGGGATCGACTCCCTGTTTACCATTGCGGCAGACACGCCTAATCGCGAACAGGCAGAGATGTTTATTGCGTTTCTGTTAAAGCCTGAAAATATCGGAAGATATATTGACGAACAGACGCTGTTCTCTGCGGTCGAAGATGTGAAGCAGGATGATCCTGCCGTGCAGGAACTGATGCCTTATATCGAGCAGGGCAAGGTTATTGACTTCCCCGATCACTATATTCCGGCTGCGGTGCAGCTGAATTCCATCGTACAGTCCTTTTTGCAGAACCAAAACATCGATAACTATCTAGATACACTCGACAAAGAATGGGACAAGGTTGCCAATCGGCGCTAA
- the lspA gene encoding signal peptidase II gives MLFYLVALLVTLVDQGTKIAVRMYMEVGDVMRLGDSGMQLQHYENSGMAGSMFQGNARLFGVIAVLFIAGMLYYRSKGEIRGFWMQAGAGFMVGGALGNAIDRFIYARVTDFLVFPSGRGILNLADVAINIGVVMIIIGMLIRAYQSYRAKRLRNALPKAERS, from the coding sequence ATGCTGTTTTATTTGGTAGCACTGCTGGTGACTTTGGTGGATCAGGGAACCAAGATTGCAGTGAGGATGTATATGGAAGTTGGCGATGTCATGAGACTGGGTGACTCGGGCATGCAGTTACAGCATTATGAGAACAGTGGAATGGCAGGCAGCATGTTTCAGGGAAATGCACGTCTGTTTGGTGTGATTGCTGTTCTGTTCATAGCGGGCATGCTGTATTACCGGAGTAAAGGTGAGATTCGTGGTTTCTGGATGCAAGCTGGCGCGGGTTTTATGGTTGGCGGGGCTTTAGGAAATGCAATCGATCGATTTATCTATGCGCGGGTAACGGATTTCCTCGTGTTTCCGTCAGGACGCGGCATTTTGAATCTGGCTGATGTCGCAATTAACATCGGTGTGGTTATGATCATCATCGGCATGTTGATTCGTGCATATCAGAGTTATCGAGCCAAGCGTTTACGCAATGCTTTGCCAAAAGCTGAGCGTTCGTGA